CGGcaatgtgatgacagtggtggtgatgcgagggatgcgATCTTCACAGTCCACTGCCTGTTTGTCCGTGTACTTCACAGCCCTTGCCCTGTCTGATCAGTGCCTTCTGATGACGTCTTTAACATTCTTCTGGGTGCACATGGGGTTCTCCTGGCCTCCGTCATTTTTTCGCTATGACCTTTTGTGCATTGCTCCTAAATTCCTCTGGTGCACAAGCGGAGTAACGTCAGCGTGGTTTCTGGTGTCAATGACGTATCAGAGAGTAATTTCTGTGATAGCTCCACACCGGGTCAAGATTCTGTGCACCGTGAGGAGAGGAAAGATCATTGTGGCCGTCATAGTTATCCTCGCTGTAGCACTGAACCtgcatttcatgttcagttggtCCTACTGGCCGGAGCATGGCGACTGCCAGTACCGTGAGTCGTACATGATTTATTTAGAAATATTCGAATGGCTCGATCTTATCTGGGCATCGATGATTCCGTTTCTCTTCCTTGCAGCTGGGAACTCAGTTCTCGTGTGGCAGGTTGTCAAAGCGAAACAGTTCTCTCAAAAACTAAGAGGGAACGTTGAACAACAAGCCACTTCGGGAACTGATAAAGTGCATTCCATGTCGATGACATTGATCCTTACATCTGTAGCATTCTTGGTTTTGACGCTTCCGGTTTGTATTTTTGATGTGCTGTTAGAGATGATTTCTGGGGACGATTTCAGTGCGTTGATAAAACTGATGGAGACGTTTGTTATATTCTTATGGATAAGTGCTAGTGCATACAACTTTTATCTATATCTACTGAGCGGCAGTAAATTCAGACAGGAAACGAAACGATGTTTGCGATTTCAGGACGCAGGCAAGGCGAAGTGAACTTTCATAATTTGCCAAGCAGTGACATATCCACAACAAAAGCAAAGGACTTGATAACTTTTTTTATGGCAAACACAAAAAGGGTATtttcctaatatatatatatttttttttctttgttcagttaGAAAAGATGGGTTCAATGGAGCAAACAATATGAAATGTTACTGAGCAATAATGAAGGAAATAGATTTATGATAAACTATGTGCAAATTTAGTTGGTTATTTGACAGAGAACAAATAATACCTTTTTTTCACATTGAAGAAAAATCATCAGAATAAATGGAATAAAAACAACTTGACTTACAACAGTAGCATGAAGATTTCCATACTTTTTGTgtatacacacccgcacacaatCACGGAGgtagaaaacagaaacaacaagggatacacacacacacacacacacacacacacacacacacacacacacacacacacacacacacacacacacacacacacacacacacacacacacaagtatcgcccccaccacatacacatccccctcccacctGCAACTGTGAGagacagcacaaaaacaaaataaattgttTGGCAAACATTGGAAGCAATGTGATTTTCAGACGAGTGCTTGGAAACTTCAAACGAATGAAGCAAATAACATGGCGGTCACTGACAATATCGTTTAAAGACAATTATATGACCCAGATCATGACGTTAAACAATATTAACAGCAAACAATATAAACACCGCGAAGAATACAACATGAAAAcactgcttttttgtttgtttgtttgttttttgttgttgtttttttgtttttttgtttgtttgtttgttttctttgttgttgtttttttgcaacatATCATTTGATTGTAAAATAGAACagccttcttttatttctttttttatgtttctcaACTCTTCTTTACATCTTTGCAATTTCCTCTATACGATATTGTAATATGATTTTAAACAAAGGAAACTAGACGTACTAAAAATTAATGTTTTATATTTTCTGTGCATACAAAATCAAAAACCACTTAATTAATGTGAGCACACACTAACGCCATAccacttttatttattcatttctttacttttttttcccccgattttATTTATTCGtcataatctatttatttattcattcatttatcgttGCTCTTTTGTAAGAATACCGATtgcgcacacttttttttttccacactggaAGTGTTTTCAGGTTTATCCATATCACATGGTGTAAAACATTGTCAAAATACTTAATGGGCAACTTCATTTGATCAAAAGTAATCACATTAGTTATGATCTACCATTCTACATTAGAATGTAAAAAGCTCCAGGTGTGTCATGATCACATCATTGGACTCAGGCGATCGTCACGCATCCACTTCCCAGGAGAACAAGTATCGTGGAGCACAGTCAGGGAAATATGCCAGCAAAATGGCAGAGTTTTGAATTATAGTATCATTAATGATCAACAACAGGAAACTATCGGTCAAATACATACGGTAATTTCATAAGATTAACGCAGATTCATGAATTATCGAACGGAATAAAGCTGAACGCTTGTATAAAACTAAGTTCGGACAAATATGTCAAATGCGTATATTATGAAGAGTTTGTTTCTAGAAAGTATGCATTCCACAACGATCATTattaacgcacacacaccaagcaaGATATTGATTCAGTCACTCTTACTATATCATAGTTCTGTTGCACCTTGTCTGCCTATTGTAGTTAGTTCCTGGAACAAAGGATGATTCCCGGAAACGTACTTGCACACCTCATCTTTGCATACCCTCACCATGCTCGACATCTTTGGAACTTCTgcgaagataaaataaataatgtcatcggtttttttatgtattgcgtacgtgtgtgtgtgtgtgtgtgtgtgtgtgtgtgtgtgtgtgtgtgtgtgtgtgtgtgtgtgtgtgtttgcgtgcgtgagtgcgtacgtgtgtgtgtgtgtgtgtgtgtgtgtgtgtgtgtgtgtgtgtgtgtgtgtgtgttatcgctccttagtctttctctctctctctctctctctctctctctctctctctctctctctcgatcatcTCACACAAACTAAAACTCACCCCAAAACAACTTCATTAACTAACTGACCTCTGCATCAGTTCATCTGCCATGGTAAAAGCAGTCATTGACACAAACAACACCCAGATCAAATCAGAAATAAAAACCCACGTCAAACATAAATATGAAGAACGATCAGAACAGATTGCTTATGTGGCTTCCAAAATTAAGCAACTTAATGACCAAAACAATACCCTCAAACCCCAACTCAAGGAGCTAAAAATGCaactcaatgaaaaaaaaagaacaatcaagTTGAAAGCGACAAACAGATGAAAAACATGTCATCCACCAAACACAAAGAAACTAACACTGCACACATTGAACAACACCGTCAGCCTTCCTCACCCACCACAGCTCCACAGAGCCCAGCCAATCAAAACCCCACAAACAGCAGAGTAACATCACGTACAACTCATTCTAACACTGCCAGCATGACTGTCCACGCTCATCCACTGCTGCCCGATCTATAGCCTCCTACACTACACCTGTACAACCCGTCAGATCCAGTAAAACCCAAAGAGAACGACAGGCTCCACCTCAACAGCTGGCAGAGTGCTGTGATCACCAGCACACAACCCATCTGCTCATTGGAGATTCCATTTTGTGTCCTGTTCAGGCGGATCTTCTGTTCCCCCAGGCTCCCTATCAGAAGCTGACCTTCCCAGGGCTCACCATGGCCAAACTTGTACACTGGCTGAAGAACATTCAGAGAGTTGTTGTCCTTGTGGGCATCCACACATGTTGGGAAAACACAATCATGGAGAGTCAGTGGCGACAGCTGCTGAAGCTCCTGAAGTCTGAGTTCCCTTCAGCCAAGCTGTACATGTCGGCCATGGTCCCTCCCCGTGGGCGGTACCCTCTGTGGAAGACAGTTGCAGTCAGCAATGGTGCCTTGGCTGCTGTCTGTGAAAAAGAGGGTGCTGTGTTTGTTGACCACACGGGCACCTTCAGCAGCGCcactggagtaaaaaaaaaaaaaaaaaaaaaaaaatccccctacAGAGACGCCCTACACCCTAACAATCAAGGAACATCCACGCTGGCACAGGACCTACAACGAACTGCTGGACCAGTAGAATTCCCCCAAAATACAGCCCTCCAAAATGGTACATCAGAATCGAGGAAGCCAGCCCTGGTCCCACACTGGTGACTCACGCCGCCCTTTCCTGCTTCCCACACCTGTTGAGCACCGCCCTATCCCCAACCTTTACCACCACGCTGTTAGCCGACATGTCCCTTCCGTATCCAACACCAAGCAGGTGTTTTTTTCATTGCAATTATCTCCCTTTCCATAACAGTGCCGTTTCCAAATTTCAAAATCGCTCCTCTTCCCAGTACAGTCCCACCCCAATCTATCACCACCCCAATCCAGTCCATGTTGTCCCTGCCCCCACCAGGCCAGCAGGCAGGACTGTCCCGTCCAGCCAGAacatctctgtgcctctcttcctgCACCACCAGGCCAGCAGGCAGGACTGTCCCGTCCACCCAGCACATCTCTGTGCCCCCTTCCTGCACCACCAGCCTCCATCATACAGTGCTGTGGTCAAGGCAAGGCCAAACTTCCTTCCAGCTGACAGTTATGTTTCCTGTGAAACATACAGTGCTGTGGTCAAGGCAAGGCCAAACTTCCTTCCAGCTGACAGTTATGTTTCATGTGAAACATACAGTGTTGTGGTCAAGGCAAGGCCAAACTTCCTTCCACTGACAGTTATGTTTCATGTGAAACATACAGTGCTGTGGTCAAGGCAAGGCCAAACTTCCTTCCAGCTGACAGTTATGTTTCCTGTGAAACATACAGTGCTGTGGTCAAGGCAAGGCCAAACTTCCTTTCAGCGGACAGTTATGTTTCCTGTGAAACATACAGTGCTGTGGACAAGGCAAGGCCAAACTTCCTTTCAGCGAACAGTTATGTTTCCTGTGAAACATACAGTGCTGTGGTCAAGGCAAGGCCAAACTTCCTTCCAGATGATAGTTATGTTTCCTGTGAAACATACAGTGCTGTGGACAAGGCAAGGCCAAACTTCCTTCCAGCTGAATGTTATGTTTCCTGTGAAACATACAGTATTGTGGACAAGGCAAGGCCAAACTTCCTTCCAGATGACAGTTATGTTTCATGTGAAACATACAGTGTTGTGGTCAAGGCAAGGCCAAACTTCCTTCCACTGACAGTTATGTTTCATGTGAAACATACAGTGTTGTGGTCAAGGCAAGGCCAAACTTCCTTCCACTGACAGTTATGTTTCATGTGAAACATACAGTGTTGTGGTCAAGGCAAGGCCAGACTTCCTTCCAGCTGAATATTATGTTTCCTGTGAAACATACAGTGTTGTGGTCAAGGCAAGGCCAAACTTCCTTCCACTGACAGTTATGTTTCCTGTGAAACATACAGTGCTGTGGACAAGGCAAGGCCAAACTTCCTTTCAGCtgaatgttatgttttctgtgaaACATACGTATAACGTGTGAGCGTGAATCTCAGATCATGATTGATTTCTCTTTGTCACCTacttttgtgcctgtgtgtgcgccaTTATACAAAATGCTTACCTTTGCTGACTCCGAGTGTTGTTGAGGATTCTTGAAAACAGTCAACAGTCCTGGTGTTGTGATTGATGTTAACTGTTCTCACAGCTGGTGTGTTTatcttgtttcattttctttcgtttGTAATACTCGGATACCAATCTAGGTACTGacgatttcattttcttctgttgtttccccaattcttgttgtttatattttAATTTTTAACTACTCGCATTGACTTGAAATTTGTGCTGGAATGTACTGTACATGTGACCAGTGAGTGCATTTTGTGTACAATTACTGAGCTCTTATATTGACTGTGTCCCCAGCTTTTTctcacttttatttgttttatttcctttttggtgtgtttttattcctctctttcactctttgattattgttgttgttaacagttGTAGCTGGGTGgggtctattgttgttgttgttgttgttgttgtttttctttccctcccgcGCGCAGGGAGTGCTTCTGTGCCGACTCCTATGGATTTAAAACGGTCCCAGAAGTTACTTCCGTACACTACATCAGCCAGTAAATGAGAGCAAACAGATCTGTTTTCGGCCTTGGATACATGCAGAATAATCAGTGCAAGATGTGACTGGGCGTATGTAAAATTTCACAGATGCATAGTTGTCACGGCCatcacagttccccccccccccccaccccccaacccccactccccaccccctgatGCCAGCCCTTTCCAGCACAttccacaaaacacacaactttCCTCGTATACACCGAGTCTGAGGATGGACCAAAAGAGCACAGCCAACAGACAAAAACGCATAAAAATGTGACTAGTAGCCTCTTCACTGCCTTAAACGTGTTACGAACGTGCATAGCGATGTCACTGATGAAgtcatcgggggaaaaaaaagagaaatagctctggaaggctgaaaattcacacagtttatctagaatggtatatctccagaccattttcttagttttaggcttattgttttggagaATGTTTCATATACCTGAAACACCACATTCTACTGTTAGATATAggaacagagagacggacagacaattcatagatagatagatagaaaaaaatagACTTGTGGGCAGACAGATATTATATGTGAGACTCGTTACAATCATTATAAttttctttgttgtctgtctgttcaaagCATCTATACTACAGtgaagggaagaagacaaaaaactaaagtttacaaaaaaccttttgggtggtagttgaatcctctttgtttttacacgacgtttcggaccataggcccgttgtcaagtgatgagaagaggacagtgtgaataggaaagcctatgtgaggaaagggtgatgacatctcactactttctgttttgatgggccatgcacactaaaacacttgctgatcaccattcagtgcaatacatactcactcacacacacacacacactagcactagCACTAGCACTgtattagatcatgtttggaaaaatcagtttacttttagtgttaaaagattaaggtatgctgtatccaagaagctagaaaatgaatatgtaaaattttggaaacagaaacataacagttcatctaaattagaattttacaagaacgttgtgacaaattataaaattgaaccgtatttagagaatacagcaaatacacaacacaggaaagcactgactatgttacgaatcagtgcccatgacttacaaatcgaacagggaagatataaaatacaccgaaagaacaaagactgtgtgatacttgtaacagtttagaagatgagattcactttttagacaattgtgtaaagtgcaatacttacagacacagattcttaatcgatatatgtcgtccaaatgcaaagcctagtgaattgttCCTTCTAACAGATTTACAGCCAAGGCTGGttaaatttgttcacgaatgtttctcttcttaatatgctcatatTTATGTACCATTGTGTCTTATAACTTTAAAGTTTTATTCACACACAGAACCATATTGTCGTGTTTATGGATGGCTATTACACAAAGGAACCATTATAagtaagaataaaatgaaaatcatTTTTCATTCTGCATTCTCTTCTTCTGAATTTGATTTTAAATgttacttggtgtgtgtgtgtgtgtgtgtgtgtgtgtgtgtgtgtgtgtgtgtgtgtgtgtgtgtgtgtgtgtgtgtgtgtgtgtgtgtgtgtgtgtgtgcttgcctgcctgtgtgtgagtgagtgtgtgtgtgtgtgcgcgcgcgcgagtatttACATCCGATGGTAATGTGAGTGCACgtgagtgcttgcgtgcgtaattgtatgtgtacgtgcgtttgtgtgtgtacgtgtttgtgtgcctctgtgtgtctattCGTGTGTctctttatatcacacacacacacacacacacacacacacacacacacacaaacgcactcgcacgcacacacacacacacatacgtacacgcacacacacacaaatacacacacacacacacacacacacacacacacagagttgtctgTAATGgtgtgtatatcacacacacacacacacacacacacacacccacacacacacacaatcataatcactttctttctatttcttcatctctctctctccctctctctctctctctctctctctctctctctctatatatatatatatatatatatatatatatatatttcctctctctcactccttccctcatTAGTAAGCAATGATTTGACTATTTTGGTACTTTCGTTGTTGTTtctcctgttgttattgtttttaactgCTAATGATTTGTTGATCTcgctctcggtctctctcactctcggtctctctctctctctctctctctctctctctctctctctctctctctctctctctctctctctctctctctccctctctctcactctctatcacccctctctctctttctctctcttcctctttcctcctctctcacaaAGGTCACAGACtccgtgcacacgcatgcacgaaaaCACTCAACCCTcctcccaacccaacacacacacacacacacgcatgcacacacacgcgcacgcacgcacacacacgcgcacacacacacacacacacacacacacacacaccggcacacacacacacacaccagcacgcacacacacacacacacacacacacacacacacacacgcgcacacacacaccgacacacccacgcactcacatacacacacacacacacacacacacacacacatacacacacatacacacacacacacacacacacacacacgcacgcacgcacgcacgcatgcacacacacgcacgcacgcacacacacacacacatacacacacacacacacacacacacacacacacacacacacacacacacagcgcgcgcgcatgcacaaaccATGTAGCCTGTTCATACGCATTGTGATGACCTTTACTCTATTGAGCAGCAAATTAGTGCAAACAAATTAGCAAGTAGTCATCCGTCACTGCCATTAttatgttttctttaaaaaaaatctgttactacaggtataaacagatacaaaatatCAAACTTTGGTTCCGTAGCTTGCGAGGTTAGTTAGCATACCAAATACATACGCTTCACAGTGTGAAAAGTAACAGTCATTTGAAGAGAAGAGTTTGGAAATTGCGACTCTTTATGCGAAAACCTTGTTtcgagaaagaagacagaaactggtgtgtgatttgtttttttaaatgttttttttttttttttttaaatggcctAACAATGAAATAGTTACCCAACTGGAATATTCACAGTAGAATATCTCTAAGAGTTACCGTTCCTTCATTGGTATCAAGCAATGGCGGAGttcatgattcttcttcttcttcttcttcttcttcttcttcttcttctaaaagcATGTTCATTATAATTGATGTATATTAATTttgcatagtttcagtttctcaaggaggcgtcactgcgctcggacaaatccatatacgctacaaccacATTAAACAGATGcatgacagcagcacaacccaacgcgcttagtcaggctttgggtGCGAGCATGATAacatgataacctccgtcattctgattccctcgcatcttttaaatctcgtctcaaaactcaccttttccctcagcaataagttcaattgtggcaggtccacaactacatgcatgtatatgaatgtgtattgtgtgtgcgtgtgtttatgtaagtttgtgcctgcctatgtgtgcgtatgtgttagggtagctgttagatacacatgtatgttaaaatgtatgtatgcagtgtgtgtgtgtgcgtgcgtgcgtgcgtgtgtgtgtgcgcgtgcgtgcgagtgtgtgtgtgtggtcacattttggtgtgtgtatgtaacatagatataatgttttatgttatcaaaagcgtttttgtaaagcacctagagcagatttctggatagtgtgctatataagtatccattattattattattacctatcagagtggatttttcttctctctttttttttttttacaaaattttgacataggacaacactctcgttgccatgggctttttttttttttttttttttttttttttttttttcagtgcgtcaagtgcgtgttgcacatgggacctcggtttatcgtctcatccgaaagactagacactcagtttgattttccagtcaaacgtgggagaaaggacgagagcggcgggattcaaacccacaccctcacggactctcagtattggcagctgagcgtcttaaccgttctgccacctcgCTCCTCTTCATGCATAGCATCTTTCAGCCCCTCCACTCATTACAATTGATATGGAAGACTGAAGAAATTTTTGAAAGTGATTGCTTCGAAAATTATTTTCGTGATGTctcgtttttttcctttttttatctgGGAATGTGAACATTGTATATTCTAATCAATCATCACATATTCAGCTGAACAGATAACTAAGTCTGGTTTAGCAAATGTTCTTAGTGATAATACACGTGCTTT
The DNA window shown above is from Babylonia areolata isolate BAREFJ2019XMU chromosome 29, ASM4173473v1, whole genome shotgun sequence and carries:
- the LOC143274980 gene encoding FMRFamide receptor-like, with translation MTALQVTSIIFKETSTWQSTKENSTLSASDTSSFLGDIDTILWYIIPPILLILGTFGNVMTVVVMRGMRSSQSTACLSVYFTALALSDQCLLMTSLTFFWVHMGFSWPPSFFRYDLLCIAPKFLWCTSGVTSAWFLVSMTYQRVISVIAPHRVKILCTVRRGKIIVAVIVILAVALNLHFMFSWSYWPEHGDCQYRESYMIYLEIFEWLDLIWASMIPFLFLAAGNSVLVWQVVKAKQFSQKLRGNVEQQATSGTDKVHSMSMTLILTSVAFLVLTLPVCIFDVLLEMISGDDFSALIKLMETFVIFLWISASAYNFYLYLLSGSKFRQETKRCLRFQDAGKAK